A window of the Rhizobium sp. N324 genome harbors these coding sequences:
- a CDS encoding sugar phosphate isomerase/epimerase family protein, producing MTIKLAMHTWPYASNPTWLPAYTLEETIRRIKKIGYDAIEIGAASPHVFPPTLSPQRRKDLGRMLKDYELELAAMLPAHGGGPGNNVASPIPEERRWAIDHYKDMVQLTADWGGKRLICLPGWYIFGTTYRQAWDWAAQAIGEIARFAQDFGVEIVIEPTPEDSNIVNTCDNTIDMMKDVGQPNVRLMFDSHHVITQKEVMSDYVYAMGKDLVHIHASDNNRLPPGMGRGDFPALIDALAETGFDGYLSMECGFHQRGIEPDWVARVCLEYLKPIVDAANARIDNRM from the coding sequence ATGACGATCAAGCTCGCAATGCACACCTGGCCCTATGCAAGCAACCCGACATGGCTGCCGGCCTATACGCTTGAGGAAACCATCCGCCGCATCAAGAAGATCGGCTATGACGCCATCGAGATCGGCGCCGCCAGCCCGCATGTCTTTCCGCCGACGCTGAGCCCGCAGCGGCGCAAGGATCTCGGCCGGATGCTGAAGGATTACGAGCTCGAGCTGGCCGCCATGCTGCCGGCCCATGGCGGCGGCCCCGGCAACAACGTCGCATCGCCGATCCCCGAAGAGCGCCGCTGGGCGATCGACCATTACAAGGACATGGTCCAGCTCACCGCCGACTGGGGCGGCAAGCGGCTGATCTGCCTGCCGGGATGGTACATCTTCGGCACCACCTACCGCCAGGCGTGGGACTGGGCGGCACAGGCGATCGGCGAAATCGCCCGCTTCGCCCAGGACTTCGGCGTCGAGATCGTCATCGAACCCACCCCGGAAGACAGCAACATCGTCAATACCTGCGACAACACCATCGACATGATGAAGGATGTCGGCCAGCCGAACGTGCGCCTGATGTTCGACAGCCATCACGTCATCACCCAAAAGGAAGTGATGAGCGACTACGTCTATGCCATGGGCAAGGACCTCGTCCATATCCACGCCTCCGACAACAACCGCCTGCCGCCGGGCATGGGAAGGGGAGACTTTCCCGCCCTCATCGATGCCCTCGCCGAAACCGGCTTCGACGGATACCTCTCCATGGAGTGCGGCTTCCACCAGCGCGGCATCGAGCCGGACTGGGTCGCCCGCGTCTGCCTCGAATATCTCAAACCAATCGTCGATGCTGCAAACGCAAGAATCGACAATAGGATGTAA
- a CDS encoding LacI family DNA-binding transcriptional regulator, which produces MSKPPTIRDVARLSGVSTATVSRYFSGKADSVSPHKIESVRRAAKSLGYTPSEIGRSLRLAQSRVVMMLVPDATNHFTADIAVSVESALKEIGLSMVLANTGENAIQQDRLLADALGLRARAIVLQGAIDTPKLRELAARQNNLIFVNRRPAQGILAPYVGIDNFQAGLAVGRHFVERGYTNCVAIHGPRHYSGSTARLDGFLAGIGEDAKVLQFESAYTMQAGYDCASRLLEAEPKKYSIFCANDMIAYGVYRAALERRMQVPEDLVVCGFDDNRLNEWLAPWLTTVKVPALDFGPAIAELITTPRPDDEQIKNIILPFTLQLRQSA; this is translated from the coding sequence ATGTCAAAGCCCCCCACGATCCGGGACGTCGCGCGTTTGTCGGGTGTTTCGACTGCGACCGTCTCGCGATATTTCTCGGGAAAGGCGGACTCGGTCTCTCCTCATAAGATCGAAAGCGTTCGCCGGGCGGCCAAGTCCTTAGGCTATACCCCTTCGGAGATCGGCCGCTCGCTTCGCCTTGCGCAAAGTCGCGTGGTCATGATGCTGGTGCCCGACGCGACCAACCACTTCACGGCCGATATCGCCGTGTCGGTGGAAAGCGCGCTCAAAGAGATCGGTCTGTCGATGGTTCTCGCCAATACCGGCGAGAACGCGATCCAGCAGGACCGGCTTCTTGCCGACGCGCTGGGGCTGAGAGCGCGCGCAATCGTTCTTCAGGGAGCGATCGATACGCCGAAATTACGCGAACTGGCCGCACGGCAGAACAATCTGATCTTCGTCAACCGGCGCCCGGCTCAAGGAATTCTCGCGCCCTATGTCGGGATCGACAACTTCCAGGCCGGCTTGGCGGTCGGGCGCCATTTCGTCGAGCGCGGTTATACCAACTGCGTGGCGATCCACGGTCCGCGACATTATTCGGGCAGCACCGCACGACTGGACGGCTTCCTCGCCGGGATCGGGGAGGATGCCAAAGTTCTGCAGTTCGAGAGCGCCTATACCATGCAAGCCGGCTACGACTGTGCGTCGCGCCTGCTCGAAGCCGAGCCGAAGAAATACTCGATATTCTGCGCCAACGACATGATCGCCTATGGCGTCTATCGGGCAGCCCTCGAGAGAAGGATGCAAGTGCCTGAGGACCTGGTGGTTTGCGGCTTTGACGATAATCGCCTGAACGAATGGCTGGCACCCTGGCTTACGACAGTGAAGGTTCCGGCCTTGGACTTCGGCCCGGCCATTGCCGAACTGATTACCACGCCGCGTCCCGATGACGAGCAGATCAAGAACATCATTCTGCCGTTCACACTGCAGCTCCGACAATCGGCGTGA
- a CDS encoding substrate-binding domain-containing protein → MKRMILGTAMMVLAASAAHAGDIGVTISHSDSNLAVLVQGIKDEAGKLKQPLQIEFAEGDVNRQLSQVQNFIAAKVDAIIVNTVETSATPTMTKMAADAGIPLVYVNNTPSDVKELGPKAAFVGSDEHVAGMLQAEEVCRVLKEAKKTDEAGILIIQGVLANETAVLRSKAVHDVAAKPECNFMKIIDEQSANWDPVKAQDLMTNWITAGYKPVAVLANNDEMAIGAVNSLKAAGWDMKDVVIAGVDATKEAMHYMQNGDLDVTVFQDALGQGAGSVDAAVKLAKGEKVESPMWIPYELVNPANVEKYLAKN, encoded by the coding sequence ATGAAACGAATGATCCTTGGAACTGCCATGATGGTACTTGCGGCGTCTGCCGCGCATGCCGGTGACATCGGCGTGACCATTTCCCACTCCGACTCGAACCTGGCGGTTCTGGTGCAGGGCATCAAAGACGAGGCTGGCAAACTGAAACAGCCGCTGCAGATCGAATTTGCCGAAGGCGACGTCAACCGGCAGCTGTCGCAGGTTCAAAACTTCATTGCCGCCAAGGTCGATGCGATCATCGTCAACACGGTGGAAACCTCGGCCACGCCGACGATGACCAAGATGGCGGCGGATGCCGGCATTCCGCTGGTTTACGTCAACAACACGCCGAGCGACGTCAAGGAGCTCGGGCCGAAGGCGGCATTTGTCGGTTCCGACGAACATGTTGCCGGCATGCTGCAGGCAGAGGAAGTCTGCCGTGTCCTGAAGGAAGCCAAGAAGACCGACGAGGCCGGCATCCTGATCATCCAGGGCGTGCTGGCGAACGAGACGGCCGTGTTGCGCAGCAAGGCGGTTCATGACGTCGCGGCCAAGCCGGAATGCAACTTCATGAAGATCATCGACGAGCAGTCTGCCAACTGGGATCCGGTCAAGGCGCAGGATCTGATGACCAACTGGATCACCGCCGGCTACAAGCCGGTGGCGGTGCTGGCCAACAACGACGAAATGGCCATCGGCGCCGTCAACTCGCTGAAGGCGGCCGGCTGGGACATGAAGGATGTCGTCATTGCCGGTGTCGACGCCACCAAGGAAGCGATGCATTACATGCAAAACGGTGATCTCGACGTCACCGTCTTCCAGGACGCACTCGGACAGGGCGCCGGCTCGGTGGATGCTGCCGTCAAGCTCGCCAAGGGCGAGAAAGTCGAATCCCCGATGTGGATCCCCTACGAGCTGGTCAATCCGGCCAATGTCGAGAAATACCTCGCCAAGAACTGA
- a CDS encoding sugar ABC transporter ATP-binding protein, which yields MPNISPSTVKAVRESGAVPTAEYLLEVKDVRKEFAGNVALDDVSFRLRRGTVHALMGENGAGKSTLMKIIAGIYTPDAGEFFLNGLPIRLSSPLDALDNGIAMIHQELNLMNHMTIAENIWIRREPKNRFGLVDHKELHSRTYKLFEELGIDLDPDQRVGLLSVASRQMVEIAKAVSYESDVLIMDEPTSALTEREVEHLFRIIRTLRERGKGIIYITHKMNELFEISDEVSIFRDGKHIATKAAQDLTREEVIRMMVGREISQMFPKVEAKIGDVVLSVRDLCLKGIFQDVSFDLHAGEILGIAGLVGAGRSNIAETLFGVTPATSGTIEIRGKSVNVSSPAVAMENGMAFLTEDRKESGCFLLLDIQQNMQMAALHGGYVRRGFVEQKRLSQDCETMTTSLRVKTPGMGEKILNLSGGNQQKVLIGRWLLTKPSVLILDEPTRGIDVGAKAEIHRMISTLASEGVAVIMISSELPEILGMSDRVMTIRQGRVSGILDRAEADQVKIMELAAQ from the coding sequence ATGCCGAATATCTCACCATCGACCGTCAAGGCGGTCCGGGAAAGCGGCGCTGTTCCGACAGCCGAATATCTCCTGGAGGTCAAAGATGTCCGCAAGGAATTTGCCGGAAACGTTGCGCTGGATGACGTCTCCTTCCGCCTGAGACGCGGCACGGTTCATGCCCTTATGGGCGAAAACGGTGCCGGCAAGTCCACGCTGATGAAGATCATTGCCGGCATCTACACGCCGGACGCAGGAGAGTTTTTCTTAAACGGCCTTCCCATTCGGCTCAGCAGTCCGCTCGACGCCCTCGACAACGGCATCGCCATGATTCATCAGGAGCTCAATCTGATGAACCATATGACGATTGCGGAAAACATCTGGATCCGGCGTGAACCAAAGAACCGTTTTGGTCTCGTCGATCACAAGGAACTGCACAGCCGCACCTACAAGCTTTTCGAAGAATTGGGCATTGATCTCGACCCCGACCAAAGGGTCGGTCTGCTTTCGGTTGCCAGCCGTCAGATGGTCGAGATTGCCAAGGCGGTTTCCTATGAATCGGATGTCCTGATCATGGACGAACCGACCTCCGCGCTCACCGAACGCGAGGTCGAGCATCTTTTCCGTATCATCAGGACGCTGAGGGAACGGGGAAAGGGCATCATCTATATCACCCACAAGATGAACGAGCTTTTCGAAATTTCCGACGAGGTGTCGATTTTCCGCGACGGCAAACACATCGCGACCAAGGCTGCGCAAGACCTGACCCGCGAAGAAGTCATCCGCATGATGGTGGGGCGCGAGATCTCGCAGATGTTTCCCAAGGTGGAGGCTAAAATCGGCGACGTCGTGCTCAGCGTCCGCGATCTATGTCTCAAAGGTATCTTCCAGGACGTCTCGTTCGACCTTCATGCCGGCGAGATTCTCGGGATCGCCGGGCTTGTCGGCGCCGGTCGCTCCAACATTGCTGAAACGCTCTTTGGCGTGACGCCGGCGACATCAGGTACGATCGAGATCAGAGGCAAGTCCGTCAACGTCAGTTCTCCCGCCGTCGCCATGGAAAACGGGATGGCCTTCCTCACTGAAGACCGGAAGGAATCCGGCTGCTTCCTGCTGCTGGACATTCAACAGAACATGCAGATGGCCGCCCTCCATGGCGGGTATGTGCGTCGCGGCTTCGTCGAGCAGAAGCGGCTGTCGCAGGACTGCGAGACGATGACGACATCGCTGCGGGTCAAGACCCCCGGCATGGGGGAGAAGATCCTGAATCTTTCCGGCGGCAATCAGCAGAAGGTGCTGATCGGCCGCTGGCTGCTGACAAAGCCGAGCGTCCTCATCCTCGATGAACCCACGCGCGGTATCGACGTCGGCGCCAAGGCCGAGATCCACCGAATGATTTCCACGCTCGCCTCCGAAGGCGTGGCCGTCATCATGATTTCCTCGGAACTGCCCGAGATCCTCGGAATGAGCGACCGGGTCATGACCATCCGGCAAGGACGCGTGTCCGGCATCCTCGATCGGGCTGAGGCCGATCAAGTCAAGATCATGGAGCTCGCAGCACAATGA
- a CDS encoding ABC transporter permease, protein MTITPGATVVAEKRVVKRKFHSEMSMALVLVGIALAFEILGWVFVGSSFLGNEQRLSIIILQVSVIGILAVGVTHVIITGGIDLASGSVVGLAAMVAASLAQSSTDVRALYPALTDLSPIWPILAGLIVGLLAGWVSGLLIAKTGIPPFIATLGMMVCARGVAKWYTLGQPIALLTPQFTWLGKSFIVFGFPVPLPVIIFLGVAVLSHIALGYTRYGKYTYAIGSNPQAARVSGINIGAHLIKVYAVAGLLSGLAGVVTAARAASAQPTMGTAYELDAIAAAVIGGTSLAGGAGRITGTLIGTIILGIITSGFTFLKIGSYYQEIIKGTIIVLAVVIDQYRRSKQARA, encoded by the coding sequence ATGACGATAACCCCTGGGGCCACGGTTGTGGCGGAAAAGCGTGTGGTGAAGCGCAAGTTTCACAGTGAGATGTCGATGGCGCTGGTGCTGGTCGGCATTGCCCTTGCCTTCGAGATCCTCGGCTGGGTCTTCGTCGGCAGTTCGTTCCTCGGCAATGAGCAGCGCCTGTCGATCATCATCCTGCAGGTCTCGGTGATCGGCATTCTGGCCGTCGGCGTCACCCATGTCATCATCACCGGCGGCATCGACCTGGCCTCCGGCTCGGTGGTCGGGCTGGCCGCCATGGTCGCCGCCTCGCTGGCGCAAAGCTCGACAGATGTGCGCGCCCTTTATCCCGCACTCACCGATCTCTCGCCGATCTGGCCGATCCTCGCCGGCCTCATCGTCGGCCTGCTGGCCGGATGGGTCAGCGGTCTCCTGATCGCCAAGACCGGCATTCCCCCCTTCATCGCCACGCTCGGCATGATGGTCTGCGCCAGAGGTGTGGCCAAGTGGTACACGCTCGGACAGCCGATCGCTCTCCTGACGCCGCAATTCACCTGGCTCGGCAAGAGCTTCATCGTCTTCGGCTTTCCCGTGCCGCTGCCGGTGATCATCTTCCTCGGCGTCGCCGTGCTCTCCCACATCGCCCTCGGTTATACGCGCTACGGCAAATATACCTATGCGATCGGCTCCAATCCCCAGGCGGCGCGCGTCTCCGGCATCAATATCGGCGCCCATCTGATCAAGGTCTATGCCGTCGCCGGACTGCTGTCGGGGCTGGCCGGAGTGGTCACCGCAGCCCGGGCCGCATCCGCCCAGCCGACCATGGGCACCGCTTACGAACTCGACGCCATCGCCGCAGCCGTCATCGGCGGAACATCGCTCGCCGGCGGCGCAGGACGCATCACCGGAACGCTGATCGGAACCATCATCCTCGGCATCATCACCTCAGGATTCACATTCCTCAAGATCGGCTCCTACTACCAGGAGATCATCAAGGGAACCATCATCGTCCTTGCCGTCGTCATCGATCAATACAGGCGATCAAAACAAGCAAGAGCGTGA
- a CDS encoding thiamine pyrophosphate-dependent dehydrogenase E1 component subunit alpha, which translates to MSGLQLPQDKLIEVYRNMRMIRRFEERVMDEMATGDIPGNTHLYAGEEASAVGVCLHLDEGDYISSTHRGHGHSIAKGVDIDSMMAELFGKASGTCGGKGGSQHIADLRKGMLGANGIVAAGAPITCGAALSAKLLGTRHVAVAFAGDGAMNEGVMSESFNLAKIWMLPIVFVIEDNGFGEATANEHVSAGSFTRRAESFDIPAIEVDGTDVFSVYEAAGQAVARARNGGGPTMLHVHVPRYYGHYSGDPDNYRTPEEKAAMRRERDCLINFRKRVAEVSLLEAAELDAVDRAVDAEIDRAVAAARAAPFPPLSALTTDVYVKYL; encoded by the coding sequence ATGTCTGGTTTGCAGCTACCACAGGACAAGCTGATCGAGGTTTACCGCAACATGCGGATGATCCGCCGCTTCGAGGAGCGGGTGATGGACGAGATGGCGACCGGCGACATTCCCGGCAACACCCATCTTTATGCCGGTGAGGAGGCAAGCGCCGTCGGGGTCTGCCTGCATCTCGACGAGGGCGACTACATCTCCTCCACCCATCGCGGCCATGGTCATTCGATCGCCAAGGGCGTCGACATCGACAGCATGATGGCGGAACTGTTCGGCAAGGCGAGCGGCACCTGCGGCGGCAAGGGCGGGTCGCAGCACATCGCCGATCTGCGCAAGGGCATGCTCGGCGCCAACGGCATCGTCGCAGCTGGCGCGCCGATCACCTGCGGCGCGGCCCTGAGCGCCAAGCTTCTCGGCACCAGGCACGTCGCCGTCGCCTTTGCCGGTGACGGCGCGATGAACGAGGGCGTCATGTCCGAGAGCTTCAACCTTGCCAAGATCTGGATGCTGCCGATCGTCTTCGTCATCGAGGACAACGGTTTCGGGGAAGCCACCGCCAACGAGCACGTCTCCGCCGGCAGCTTCACCCGCCGCGCCGAGAGCTTCGACATCCCCGCCATCGAGGTCGACGGGACGGATGTGTTCAGCGTCTATGAGGCGGCCGGTCAAGCCGTTGCCCGCGCCCGCAACGGTGGCGGGCCGACGATGCTGCACGTCCATGTGCCGCGCTATTACGGCCACTATAGCGGCGATCCCGACAACTACCGCACACCGGAGGAAAAGGCGGCAATGCGCCGGGAGCGCGACTGCCTGATCAACTTCCGCAAACGGGTCGCCGAGGTGTCGCTGCTCGAGGCGGCCGAACTCGACGCCGTCGATCGGGCGGTTGACGCCGAAATCGACCGCGCCGTCGCTGCCGCGCGCGCCGCACCCTTCCCGCCCTTGTCGGCTCTGACCACCGACGTCTACGTCAAGTATCTGTAA
- a CDS encoding alpha-ketoacid dehydrogenase subunit beta, whose amino-acid sequence MPKKSFRQALNEALHSEMARDPRVIMMGEDLTGGAGANGVKDAWGGPFGVTRGLLDAFGPERIRDTPISEAAFIGAAAGAALTGLRPIAEIMFVDFAGVCLDQIMNQAAKFRYMFGGRAKTPLVIRATYGAGSRSGSQHTQALYPIFTHIPGLKVVIPSNPYDAKGLLLQAIRDDDPVIFLEHKMLYDTVGEVPDASYTIPFGEARVVRDGKDVLIVAIGRMVGVAEEAARQLAADGISACVVDPRTTSPLDEETLLDVAEGIGRIIIVDEANPRCSVATDISALFADKCFDALKAPIKLVTAPHTPVPYAPNLEDVYVPTPDAVAKAARSIVKR is encoded by the coding sequence ATGCCCAAGAAATCCTTCCGCCAGGCCCTCAACGAGGCGCTCCATTCGGAAATGGCCCGTGATCCGCGCGTGATCATGATGGGTGAGGATCTGACAGGCGGCGCCGGCGCCAACGGCGTCAAGGACGCCTGGGGCGGGCCGTTCGGGGTCACCCGCGGGCTGCTCGATGCGTTCGGGCCCGAGCGCATCCGCGATACGCCGATCAGCGAAGCCGCCTTCATCGGCGCCGCCGCCGGCGCGGCCCTGACCGGCCTGCGCCCGATCGCCGAGATCATGTTCGTCGACTTTGCCGGCGTCTGCCTCGACCAGATCATGAACCAGGCCGCCAAGTTCCGCTATATGTTCGGCGGCCGCGCCAAGACCCCGCTCGTCATCCGCGCCACCTATGGCGCCGGCAGCCGTTCCGGCTCCCAGCACACCCAGGCGCTCTATCCGATCTTCACCCATATTCCCGGCCTGAAGGTCGTCATCCCCTCCAATCCCTATGACGCCAAGGGGCTGCTGTTGCAGGCCATCCGTGACGACGACCCGGTCATCTTCCTCGAACACAAGATGCTTTACGACACCGTCGGCGAGGTGCCCGACGCCTCCTATACTATCCCGTTCGGCGAAGCCCGGGTGGTGCGCGACGGCAAGGATGTGCTGATCGTGGCGATCGGACGGATGGTCGGCGTCGCCGAGGAAGCGGCCCGCCAGCTTGCGGCCGACGGCATCTCCGCCTGCGTCGTCGATCCCCGCACCACCTCGCCGCTCGACGAGGAGACCCTGCTCGATGTCGCCGAAGGGATCGGCCGCATCATCATCGTCGACGAGGCCAATCCGCGCTGCAGCGTCGCCACCGACATCTCCGCGCTGTTTGCCGACAAATGCTTCGACGCGCTGAAGGCGCCGATCAAGCTCGTGACGGCGCCGCACACGCCGGTTCCCTACGCCCCCAATCTCGAAGACGTCTATGTGCCGACGCCCGACGCCGTGGCCAAGGCCGCCAGATCCATCGTAAAGAGGTAA